A window of Juglans regia cultivar Chandler chromosome 7, Walnut 2.0, whole genome shotgun sequence contains these coding sequences:
- the LOC108985690 gene encoding uncharacterized protein LOC108985690 isoform X1, with protein sequence MPAGGAHHALSIDKRLASLGSTSIDQECCVSKVHRLLRQINHAAYEPDLLAIGPYHRGKDHLSFMEKHKLRFLQRMLERTNENSAERYITAMIEKEERARRFYADQFPELSKDEFVEMMLLDGCFIIELFRIQRDAVFQYIEKDPNFHSVKNEPIFQTALILNGITRDLLLFENQLPFFILTELFEMSESCNQQYDYAHCESTTSANQSEKNQTVLLGSQSRKPSKHVIDSDQKHEITIDESSIFKDVNERVPTRLLDGALAFFSFTLALSCEINVNGSSYASTADIKHLLGLIHKSMSPPPKEPGIPYNKRSHRGMFKFKETHKSKDLVGPNENEDWKSIPYATDLQDAGVKFKEAEEFKNTLFGDQLKMEEWKSILTNVIELQKAGVKFKKAETDRTQSALLCCLSFQLFGDSSADSEFNPKCLLVKLIMLSPLTKDWPSLSSTPIDQECCVFKVHRSLRQINPVAYEPDLLAIGPYHRGKDHLSFMEKHKLIFLQRMLKRRNENSAKRYITAMIENEERARRFYADQFPELSKVEFVEMMGVSSLIDILLF encoded by the exons ATGCCTGCTGGTGGAGCTCATCATGCTCTCTCCATTGACAAAAGATTGGCCAGCCTCGGTAGTACTTCAATTGATCAAGAGTGTTGTGTATCTAAAGTGCACCGCCTTTTACGCCAGATAAATCACGCGGCATATGAACCTGATCTGCTTGCCATCGGTCCCTATCACCGTGGAAAGGATCACCTTAGTTTTATGGAAAAACACAAATTGAGATTTCTCCAACGAATGCTTGAAAGAACGAATGAGAACAGTGCAGAAAGATACATCACAGCCATGatagaaaaggaagaaagagctCGTAGATTCTATGCAGATCAATTCCCTGAATTATCCAAAGATGAGTTTGTAGAAATGATGCTACTTGATGGGTGTTTCATCATTGAGTTGTTCCGCATCCAGCGTGACGCAGTCTTCCAATACATTGAAAAGGATCCAAACTTCCATTCCGTTAAAAATGAACCAATCTTCCAAACAGCTTTGATCCTTAATGGCATAACGCGTGATCTactgttatttgaaaatcaactacCATTCTTCATTCTTACTGAATTGTTCGAGATGAGTGAGAGTTGCAACCAACAATATGATTATGCTCATTGTGAGAGCACAACCTCTGCAAATCAGAGCGAGAAGAACCAGACTGTACTACTTGGCAGCCAATCTAGAAAACCTAGCAAACACGTCATTGATTCTGACCAAAAACATGAAATTACTATTGATGAAAGCTCAATCTTCAAGGATGTGAATGAGAGGGTCCCGACTCGACTTCTTGATGGTGCCCTAGCTTTCTTTAGTTTCACTTTGGCATTATCATGTGAAATTAATGTCAATGGATCAAGTTATGCTTCAACTGCTGACATTAAGCATCTACTTGGTCTGATACATAAATCTATGAGTCCTCCACCTAAAGAGCCAGGAATACCTTATAACAAAAGGTCTCATAGGGGAATGTTCAAATTCAAAGAGACACATAAATCAAAGGATCTAGTTGGTCCAAATGAGAATGAAGACTGGAAGTCAATACCTTATGCCACAGACCTTCAAGATGCTGGAGTCAAATTCAAGGAAGCAGAGGAATTTAAGAATACGCTATTTGGTGATCAGCTAAAGATGGAAGAGTGGAAGTCAATATTAACAAATGTCATAGAGCTTCAAAAGGCTGGAGTCAAATTCAAGAAGGCAGAAACAG ATCGAACTCAGTCTGCATTGTTATGCTGTTTATCCTTTCAGCTTTTTGGTGATAGCAGCGCCGATTCAGAATTTAACCCAAA ATGCCTGCTGGTGAAGCTCATCATGCTCTCTCCATTGACGAAAGATTGGCCAAGCCTCAGTAGTACTCCAATTGATCAAGAGTGTTGTGTATTTAAAGTGCACCGCAGTTTACGCCAGATAAATCCCGTGGCATATGAACCTGATCTGCTTGCCATCGGTCCTTATCACCGTGGAAAGGATCACCTTAGTTTTATGGAAAAGCACAAATTGATATTTCTCCAACGAATGCTTAAAAGAAGGAATGAGAACAGCGCAAAAAGATACATCACAGCCATGatagaaaatgaagaaagagcTCGTAGATTCTATGCAGATCAGTTCCCTGAATTATCCAAAGTTGAGTTTGTAGAAATGATGGGTGTTTCATCATTGAtcgatatattattattttaa
- the LOC108985690 gene encoding uncharacterized protein LOC108985690 isoform X2, which produces MPAGGAHHALSIDKRLASLGSTSIDQECCVSKVHRLLRQINHAAYEPDLLAIGPYHRGKDHLSFMEKHKLRFLQRMLERTNENSAERYITAMIEKEERARRFYADQFPELSKDEFVEMMLLDGCFIIELFRIQRDAVFQYIEKDPNFHSVKNEPIFQTALILNGITRDLLLFENQLPFFILTELFEMSESCNQQYDYAHCESTTSANQSEKNQTVLLGSQSRKPSKHVIDSDQKHEITIDESSIFKDVNERVPTRLLDGALAFFSFTLALSCEINVNGSSYASTADIKHLLGLIHKSMSPPPKEPGIPYNKRSHRGMFKFKETHKSKDLVGPNENEDWKSIPYATDLQDAGVKFKEAEEFKNTLFGDQLKMEEWKSILTNVIELQKAGVKFKKAETDRTQSALLCCLSFQLFGDSSADSEFNPKLGQMPAGEAHHALSIDERLAKPQ; this is translated from the exons ATGCCTGCTGGTGGAGCTCATCATGCTCTCTCCATTGACAAAAGATTGGCCAGCCTCGGTAGTACTTCAATTGATCAAGAGTGTTGTGTATCTAAAGTGCACCGCCTTTTACGCCAGATAAATCACGCGGCATATGAACCTGATCTGCTTGCCATCGGTCCCTATCACCGTGGAAAGGATCACCTTAGTTTTATGGAAAAACACAAATTGAGATTTCTCCAACGAATGCTTGAAAGAACGAATGAGAACAGTGCAGAAAGATACATCACAGCCATGatagaaaaggaagaaagagctCGTAGATTCTATGCAGATCAATTCCCTGAATTATCCAAAGATGAGTTTGTAGAAATGATGCTACTTGATGGGTGTTTCATCATTGAGTTGTTCCGCATCCAGCGTGACGCAGTCTTCCAATACATTGAAAAGGATCCAAACTTCCATTCCGTTAAAAATGAACCAATCTTCCAAACAGCTTTGATCCTTAATGGCATAACGCGTGATCTactgttatttgaaaatcaactacCATTCTTCATTCTTACTGAATTGTTCGAGATGAGTGAGAGTTGCAACCAACAATATGATTATGCTCATTGTGAGAGCACAACCTCTGCAAATCAGAGCGAGAAGAACCAGACTGTACTACTTGGCAGCCAATCTAGAAAACCTAGCAAACACGTCATTGATTCTGACCAAAAACATGAAATTACTATTGATGAAAGCTCAATCTTCAAGGATGTGAATGAGAGGGTCCCGACTCGACTTCTTGATGGTGCCCTAGCTTTCTTTAGTTTCACTTTGGCATTATCATGTGAAATTAATGTCAATGGATCAAGTTATGCTTCAACTGCTGACATTAAGCATCTACTTGGTCTGATACATAAATCTATGAGTCCTCCACCTAAAGAGCCAGGAATACCTTATAACAAAAGGTCTCATAGGGGAATGTTCAAATTCAAAGAGACACATAAATCAAAGGATCTAGTTGGTCCAAATGAGAATGAAGACTGGAAGTCAATACCTTATGCCACAGACCTTCAAGATGCTGGAGTCAAATTCAAGGAAGCAGAGGAATTTAAGAATACGCTATTTGGTGATCAGCTAAAGATGGAAGAGTGGAAGTCAATATTAACAAATGTCATAGAGCTTCAAAAGGCTGGAGTCAAATTCAAGAAGGCAGAAACAG ATCGAACTCAGTCTGCATTGTTATGCTGTTTATCCTTTCAGCTTTTTGGTGATAGCAGCGCCGATTCAGAATTTAACCCAAA ACTAGGACAGATGCCTGCTGGTGAAGCTCATCATGCTCTCTCCATTGACGAAAGATTGGCCAAGCCTCAGTAG